Part of the Caulifigura coniformis genome, ACGCAGTTCAACATCTACTGCACACCCTGTCACGGAAGCATTGGCGACGGAAACGGCATGATTCCGGCGCGCGGCTTCAAACGGCCTCCGTCATTTCATATCGAACGGCTCCGCGGCGCCCCGGTGGGACATTACTTCGATGTGATTTCCAACGGCTTCGGCGCGATGCCGGTCTACAAGAACCGCATTTCTCCGCAGGACCGCTGGGCGATCATCGCCTATGTCCGGGCTTTGCAGTTCAGCCAGTTTGCACCGGTCGACGCTCTCAGCCCGGCCGACTTGAATGC contains:
- a CDS encoding c-type cytochrome → MAFAAGCHQDMYDQAKKESLEASAFFKDGRTARPLVPGTIAQGQLETDTPMFTGRQDGQFVDSLPMPVSQELLAHGQTQFNIYCTPCHGSIGDGNGMIPARGFKRPPSFHIERLRGAPVGHYFDVISNGFGAMPVYKNRISPQDRWAIIAYVRALQFSQFAPVDALSPADLNALNNPVRGTTDAPRQ